Part of the Labilibaculum antarcticum genome, GATTTACAACCTTGCTTGTCCGGCATCTCCGGTTCATTATCAGTACAACCCAATTAAAACGGTTAAAACTTCTGTCATGGGAGCTATTAACATGCTTGGCTTAGCCAAAAGAACAAAGGCAAAGATATTACAAGCATCAACAAGTGAGGTTTATGGTGATCCAGTGGTACATCCTCAACCCGAAAGCTATTGGGGACATGTGAATCCAATTGGCATTCGCTCTTGTTATGATGAAGGCAAACGATGCGCTGAATCTTTGTTTGTTAATTATCACGCCCAAAATAATGTACGAATCAAAATCATAAGAATATTTAATACTTATGGCCCTAAAATGGAGCCGGATGATGGCCGTGTTGTTTCCAATTTTATTGTTCAGGCATTGCAAGGACAGGACATCACAATTTTTGGAGATGGAAAACAAACGCGGAGTTTTCAATATGTTTCAGATTTGGTGGAGGGAATGATTAGAATGATGAATACAGGTGATGATTTTACAGGACCTGTAAATATTGGTAATCCTGGAGAATTCACAATGCTAGAGTTAGCAAAAAATATTATCGATTTAACAGACTCAAAATCAAAAATAATCCATTTGCCTTTGCCATCAGATGATCCAACCCAGCGTCAACCGGACATAACTTTAGCTAAAGAAAAACTAAATGGATGGGAACCAATTGTACCATTACGTGAAGGCCTCATAAAGACTATTGATTATTTTGAGAATCTTTTATCTGAAAAATAATTCGTTTTGTATTCTTTCCAAAGCCACGAAATTAATTCCTATTTATGAAAAAAGATTTTCAAGAGGTGATTCCAACAGTATTAGTTGTAGACGATAATCCTAAGAATATTCAGATTATTGCCTTGATTCTTCGCGAATTAAATTATAAGATTACAATAGCTGTTGATGGGAAAACGGCTATCGATTTAGTTGATAGAGTTAGACCCGATTTAATACTATTGGATATTATGATGCCTGGTATGGATGGATTCGAAGCCTGCAAAATAATTAAATCAAAAACTAAAAATGAGAACATCCCAATAATTTTCCTTACGGCCCTAAGCGAAAAAGTGAATATTGTAAAAGGTTTTGAGAATGGCGGTGTTGACTATATCGTTAAACCGTTTAATAAAGAAGAGTTAATTAGCAGAATAAAGACTCATTTGGAATTAAAGTTTGCAAGGGATGAAATGCAACGGATGACTACCCATTTAAGTGAGTTAAATTCTATAAAGGATAAGATGTTCTCGGTAATAGGACATGATTTACGCTCACCTATTGGCAGCATGAAAATGATTATTGACAATCTTTTGAGCAAAGCAGACAAGTATGCAGATGAGAGCTTGATTGATTCTGTTGAAATACTGTCTAAAACTTCTGATGAAGTTTTCAACCTTCTTGAAAATTTATTGTGGTGGGCAAGATCGCAAAGTAAAGCTGTTGTTATTTATCCTGAAAATCTCGAATTGGAACAAATTGTAAACAGTATCTATTACCTTAATAAAGGCAGTTTTAAACTGAAAAAAATAAACTTCAAACAAGTTGTTGATAAGGATTGCACTGTTCTGGCAGATATTAATATTTTGAAGACAATTCTTCGTAATCTATTGTCTAATGCCTTGAAGTTCACGCCGGAAGGTGGTCAGATTACATTAGAAGCTTATACCTCAGGAGAATTTGTTCAAATTTCAATTATTGATACAGGGGTTGGTATTCCTGCCGATAAAATTCCCTTGTTGTTTGATGAAAAGGGACATTTAACCACATTCGGGACCAATAATGAATCTGGAAGTGGTTTGGGCTTAAAGCTTTGTGGAGAATTCGTTAAGTCAAGTAATGGCCATATTCATGTGAAAAGTGAAATTGGACTTGGAAGTACATTTACCATCGAAATACCAAAAGGGATAACAGTTGATTGATTATAAATAGGTAAGAATCAGAAATATGAAAAAAATTTTAATTGTTGATGATAAGTCATCCATAAGCATGTTGTTAGTTCAATTCTTAAAAGAACGTTTTAAATTGGAGACAAAATCTGATGGTCTTGAAGCTCTTGCTTGGTTGCAGCAAGGAAACATTCCTGATTTGATTATTACAGATTTGCAAATGCCAAACATGGACGGTATCGGACTTATTAACAGTTTAAAAGAAAGTGGTTATTTTAAGCATATTCCAATAATTGTACTGAGTAGTAAAGACAGTAGTGCTGACCGTATTCAATGCTTAAAATTGGGAGCTGAAGATTACATGATAAAGCCATTTAATCCAGAAGAATTACAACTTCGCATTGATAAAATCTTAAATCGATAATCTCTGTGAATTTACAGTTTCAGTAAAAAAGAATCAGGAAAGTTATTCTTTAAAATTCTAAACTTTACACCATGGACAACTTAATTATCCTATACCTCAGTTCCGATTCAACTAATAAGCACTCAGCAATAACTAAGGGTATGGTTGCTGAATTTTTCATGGTGGATAATATATTTTCTGCCAACCAGTGGATTAAAGAAAATGAATTGCCGGATGCTGTTGTTTGTGATAAAAAGCTACGTGGAGGCAATGGATTCTCTTTTTACGATTTTTGGATTGAACAGTTTGATCCAAAATCAAAAATTCCATTTATTCTTATTGACGATGAAAACAATCAGGATACAATTCAAAAAGCTTTGCAGAAAGGGATAGACGATGTTTATTCGAAGCCTTTTACTATTGAAGATCTTATTCCTCGAATACTAACCTTACAAAAGGTTAAACCTCTGGCAAAAACTCAGCCGAGAACAAGTTCGACACTACCGCAGGCCTACAAAACGCCATTTTTTAAAAGAACTTTTGATATTGTGTCTGCCTCATTAGGTTTATTACTCATATCTCCAATTCTGATTTTATTTGTCATTGCTATTCGCCTGGAATCTAAAGGGAAAGTATACTATATATCTAAAAGAGTTGGTTCAGGATACAATGTTTTTGATTTTTATAAACTTAGATCGATGTTTACTGATGCCGACAAACGTTTAAAGGAACTTTCACATTTGAATCAATATCAAAATGAATCAACTGAAAATACAGATGAAAAGGATGAAGCTGTAAAAAACACTTCTGTTTCGGAATTAGATCACACAGATCAGATGTTAATTGGAGATGAAGAACAGGTTTCTGAAAAAGAACATATTTTAGCTAAGAAACAAAAGCAAGATTCTGCCTTTGTGAAATTTGAAAATGATCCTCGAATTACTAAAGTTGGTCAGATTATTCGAAAATTAAGTATTGATGAGTTACCTCAATTACTTAATGTGATTAAGGGGGATATGTCGATAGTCGGAAATCGCCCTTTACCCCTTTACGAAGCTGAACTTTTAACAACCGATGATTGGACCGAACGATTTCATGGACCGGCTGGGATTACAGGCTTATGGCAAGTGGAAGCTCGTGGTAAAACAAGTAAAATGTCTCCGGAAGAAAGAAAATCTTTGGACAATAAATATTCTGAAATTGCAAAGAGTCCTTTCTCATTTTGGAAAGACCTTTGGATAATTATACGAACAATTCCAGCAGTATTTCAAAAAGAAAATGTTTAAAGCCAAACTTATGAATAGAATAATTCCACTCTTTTTCTTATTTCAATTTTCTATATCGACAAGTGCTGTTTATTCCCAAAATTTAGATACGCTTGTTGATCAAGTTGTGCAAGGGAGTCAAATAACGGATATGTTATTACCTTTAAATTACATGCAGGAACTAGCAGTAGAAAATTCGCCACTATTAAAATTTCACGATTCTGAAATTATTATTAGTAAGCTGAAAATAAGAGCGGAGAAACGCAACTGGATGTCTACTCTTGGATTTGAAGCCAGTGCTAAATACGGTTTGTTTGATAATCTGATAATAACTGAAGACTTGGGAACAGAACAAGCTACTTCCAAAACAGAACAGACACGATATAGTGTTGGCTTATTTTTAAAAATTCCTTTAAACACTGTTGGTGATAGAACCAATGTAAGACAAGCTCGGGCAGAGTTAGAAAAGCGTAGGTATCAAAAAGAAAATAGTGTAAAGGAGTTGAGACAATTGGTTATTGTTCAGTTTAATAATGTATTAAAAAGTAATAAAAGTGTTGAAATTCGGAACAAAGCCTTCGGATTTTCGAACATGCAGATGATTAGTGTTGAAAAGGATTTTGTTAATGGTAAAATAAATATTTCGGAATATACACGTGTGAATGATATTAAAATGAATGCGGAGTTGGAGTTTGAAAAATCTAAACTTGAGCTGACAATGGCAATTCAGATATTAAGTGAAATTGTTGGCAAACCAGTAACAACTAAAAATTAGACTATTTTGAATATAATCTTCTTCATACGACTACTTCAAAAGCACTTATTATTGTTAGCTATTTTACCAATAGTTATGGTAGGTGTTGTGTTCTTCTTGACTCAGGATCAACCTAAATTGTATGATTCAAGTACCGGTATTTATACAGGTATTGCGACAGGTTCATCAATTGTTTCTCTAGAAGAATCTAAGTTGGATTTATTCGGGACAAGAATTGCATTCGATAATTTAATCAATTTAATAAAAACAAAAACAACCATTGAAGAAGTTGCTTTGCGATTATTAGCTAAACACTTGCTTTTAGATGGATCAACGCCTGATGTGATTTTACCAAAACATTATGCAGAGTTAATGGAGTTGGTTCCAGAAAAGGTAAAAGCTTTAGTTGTTAAAGGGAACCCAGAAAAAACCTATCGGAATTTATTGGCTTATAAGAATTTAGATCACAACAATTTTGTTTATGAATTGATTCACTTAAACCATAGACATTATAGTAGCAAGGAGATTCTTAAAGAAATTAAAGTAGCTAGAGTACAATCTAGTGATATGGTTATGATTTCGTTCAATACAGATGACCCAGGGATTTGTAAAAATACACTTGATTTAATTAATGAGGTCTTTGTGCGAGTATACTCCGATATAAAAGTAAATCAATCGGATGCTGTTGTTAGTTACTTTTTGAAAGAGATAGGAAATTCAGAGGATAATTTAAACGTTGCTGAAGAGGAGTTGGTAGAGTTTAATAAGGCTCACAATATTATTAATTACTACGAACAAACCCGACATATTGCATCAGAAAAAGAACATTTTGATCTTAGATATACCGAAATTAAAATGAACCATATGGCCGTTGTGTCGGTTCTTCGTCTTTTGGAAAATAGAATGACTAAGGGGAATCAAAGGAGATTGAATAGTACTGAAATATTGGCTTTACGAAAGAGTCTATCGGAAATTGAGCATCGCATTTGGATGAAATCAAACTATGCAGGAGTAAATGAATTGAGTTCCAAACAAGATTCAACAGACTTGGTAGACTTGAAGGGCGAATCGATGATTATTGAGCAACAGCTAAAAAAAATGGTTGCGTCTCAATACGAAATGGATAATAGTAAGGAAGGATTAAATGGAAATACGATATTGGATCGTTGGATTGAAAAGATTATTGAGTTTGAATCTTCAAAAGCTCAATTGGAAGTTGGTGATCAAATTAAAATAGAATTTGATGATTTATTCAAATTATATGCGCCTTTGGGGGCAACAATGAAAAGACTGGAACGTAAAATCGATGTTGCTGAACAAAAATATTTATCCCTATTAGAGAGTTTAAACAAAGCAAAGTTAAAGCAACAAAATGTCGAGCTGAATTCAAATCTTAAAATTGTAACACCTCCATTTTTCCCTATTGAAGCAAGAGCGAGTAAAAGAAAATTCCTTTTGATAATTGCATTCATGATTGGATTTGTGATTCCTGTATTTTTTATCATCGTATTGGAATTTATAGACTCAAGTATTAAGACAGTAGTAAGGGCCGAAGACATGATTGGAATGAACGTTTTGTCAATGTTTCCAAATTTATTGTTGAAAAATAAGAATACGGATTTGGAACTGGTGAAAAACAAAACCTTAAATGTTCTTGTACGAAAGTTATTGTTATTGAAATCTGTTAATCAGGAAGATAAAAAAACAGTTCAAGTAAGCGTATTTAGTAATCAGAAGGGGGAAGGAAAAAGCTTTGTGTTTGATATGTTGGTAGACCGTTTGCATAATTTAGGTTATAAAGTTTTGTCTTTACAAAATGGAAATGCTGATGAAACCAAATCAAGTACTTTCTACAATTATTCAATTACTCCTGGTTTTCACAAGATTAAAAATATCAGCGAATTATGTGGCGAGTCTAGTCAAATTAAAAAGGAAGATTTTGATTATGTATTTGTTGAGTTGCCGGGGATAATGAATGATTCATATCCTGTAGAACTCGTTAGTGATTCTGATTATTCGATTATGTTCGTGCGTGCAAATAGAGCTTGGTCACTTGCCGATCAGAATTCGCTAAAAGATTATGCGTCGGTTTCAAAAGAAGATTCCATTAAAGTGTTATTGAATGGTGTAGAATTACCCGAAATGGAAACTATTTTAGGTGATCTTCCAAAGGAAAGATCTTTTATCCGAAGGATCGGGAAAAATGTATTAAGACTAAGGTTTTATACTAAAAAAAATATTTCATAAATATGATAGGAGAATTATACAAAAGATATTCCACTTAAAAAATAGGATAAAGTAAATGAAGGTAAATCAATTAAAAGTTGGAGCGATATTATCCTATGTAGTAATGGGGTTAAGCAATCTGGTTGGATTGCTATATACACCTTACCTTTTGCGCATGATGGGACAGAGTGAATATGGTCTTTATTCACTTGTTGCATCGGTAGTTGCTTATCTAACTATTCTTGATTTAGGCTTCGGAAATACTATTATAAGATATACGGCCAAATTTCGTTCTGAAGGGAAGACCGAGGAACAATATTCCATGTTTGGAATGTTTGTGATTCTCTATTCTTTTATAGGTTTTATTGTCTTTATTTTTGGTATGATATTGTATTACAATATCGATAAATTGTATGGGGCGACATTAACTTTAGAGGAATTAGATAAGGTGCACACTCTTGTTTTGCTTATGGTTTTTAACCTTGTCTTTACTTTTCCTGTTAGTATATTCGGGTCTATTGTTACTGCATATGAGAAGTTTATTTTTCAGAAAGTAATTCAGATTGTTCGGATTATACTAAATACCTTAATCATGATTGCTCTTTTAAAAATGGGATATCGAGCAATTGGAATGGTTGTTTTAATTACAATATTTAATGTGGTTACTCAACTAGTGAATTTATGGTATTGCAAGTATCGAATTAAGATCAAATTGTATTTTAAAAAATTCGAATGGGGATTTTTTAAAGAATTGGCAGGATATTCTTTTTACATCTTTTTAGGTGCGATTATAGACCGTATGTATTGGAGTACCGGGCAACTTGTTTTAGGTGCTAATGTTGGTACTGCAGCAGTAGCTATTTTTGCTGTGGGAATTCAATTGGAGCAGATGTATATGGGATTCTCAACAGCTATTTCTGGTGTTTTTCTTCCGAAAGTAACAGCTATGGTTTCTAAATCAGAATCCAATAAAGAAATTTCAGATTTATTTATACGTACCGGCAGAATCCAGTTTATTGTTATGGCATTTGTACTTGCAGGATTCGTTTTATTTGGACGTCAATTTATCCATTTGTGGGCTGGAGAGGATTACTCGGATACATATATTATCACATTATTATTTTTTATTCCACTAACCATTCCTCTGATTCAGAATTTGGGAATTACAATTTTACAGGCTCGTAATCGAATTAAATTTCGGGCGCTGTTGTATTTAGGGATAGCAGTTTTTAGTGTTGCATTACAATTATTATTGGTGGAAAAATACGGTGGAATAGGTTGTGCTATCGCTATTAGCGCTGGTTTGATTCTGGGACATATTTTGATCATGAATATCTATTATTTCAAACGTCAGGAAATTGATATTCCTAAATTTTGGAGAGAAATAGGTAAGATGTCTATTTCACCTCTCATTTTGGGAATACTCACATTTTTAATTATTCAAAAATTTCAATTAGACTCCGTTATAAGCCTTTCAATAGGAATTGTCTTATTCTCGATAGTGTATCTTCCTTTGTTTTGGTTTACATCCATGAATAAGTATGAACGTGATTTATTATACAAACCAATTCAATCAGTGATGCTTAAATTAAAATCCCAAGCAGGATTACCACCAAAAGCGTAAACTGAATAGGATTACTAATAACTACTTAAAGGGACTATATATGGCATCGTTTAAAGACAAAATAAAGAACCTGTTGCCTCAGAAACTATTATACATGTATTATCTGAAAACAGCGAAAAAAGCTTGCATGTATGATATTAAAAGACGTGTTCACGATAAGGTTTACAATGACTCCAACGCTGAGAAGGTGAAAAGGGATTTGGCTCTTGCATATCATATTGTTGAGAAAGGATTGACCATGCCGGAACCACGACCTGGTTTTGGAAAAGCTGTTGTTTTGAGCCTTATTGGTACGGTTGAAAAATATTTGGAGCTGAATTTACCGAATAACGATTTGGAGTTCACTCAATCTGTTTCAGTATTAAAAGAATACTTGGAATTTCATGATGATATTAATTTTCAGTTGGACATTGAATTAGCAGGGAAATTAGAAAATATCAAATCGCAATTTCCAAATGTTGAAGGTTTAAAACAGATCAAAATCAGTAAAAAAGATTATTTTTCAAATATAAATGAGTCGTTTGAAAAGTTCTGTAAATCAAGATATTCAGTTCGGAATTATACCAATGAGGAAATACCTCTGCCTTTATTGTATGATTGTATTGATCTGGCACAAAGGTCACCCTCTTTTTGTAACCGACAGCCTAGTCGTGTACATATCGTAAAATCTGCTGAAAATAAAAAAGCAATTCTTGAAATACAGAATGGAAACAGAGGTTTTGGACACTTAGCTGAAACTTTACTGCTTGTAAGTTCTGTGATATCAACCACCAAAGATATTCACGAGAGGTTTGAAAATCATTTAAATGGAGGCCTGTTTAGTATGACCTTATTGAATGCATTGCATTTTAATGAAATTGGTGCTTGCTCTTTAAACTGGAGTGTTTCAGAGGATAAGGATTTAAAATTGCGATCGATAATTGATATTCCCGAGAATGAGGTTGTTTTGATGATTATTGCATGTGGTTATCTGCCAGATGAATTTGCGATTGCATCTTCACCAAGGAAAAGTGCGCAGGAAATTACCGTTGCTCACTAACAATGCAAGCAAGATTTGAAGTTTGACTTTAAAGTAATAATTCAAGCAATACAGTTATGAAAATAGGAATTATAACACTGCCGTTTAATTGGAACTATGGAGGGATACTGCAAACATATGCTTTGCAATCTGCATTAAAGAAAATTGGGCACGAGTCTTATACTATAAACAGGAATACAGAACCAATGTCTTTAAAGCTTAAGGTTCTTTCTTATATAAGGAGATCAATACTGAAGACTTTGTTTCGGAAGGATGTTGTTGTTCGAACCTGGCCTACCAAAGAGGAAGAGAAAACGATAAGACAGCATACAGATCGTTTTATACGCGAAAATATCAAGATCACAGATTTACTAAAATCAGAAAAAGAGTTTAAGAATCTGGCCAAGTACGATTTTAGCGCTTATGTTATTGGAAGTGATCAGGTTTGGAGACCAAAATATTCACCAATAATTGAAAATCACTTTTTAAAGTTTATACCTTCAAATGATAAAAGTAAGCGCATAGCCTATGCCGCTTCATTTGGTGTAGATAACTGGGAGTTTACCCCAAGTCAAACTAAAGCTTGCGCTGATTTGGCAAAGCAATTTGATTCTATTTCGGTAAGGGAAGATTCCGGAGTTGCACTTTGTAAAAAACATCTAAATGTTGATGCTGATGTTACACTGGATCCAACCTTGTTAATTGATAAAGAAGAATACATTAAGCTGGTTGGAAAAGATGGAATTCCAAAATTATCAGGGACTCTTTTAAATTACATTTTAGATCTGTCACCAGATAAAAAGAAGATTCTTGATCAAGCTATTGAAGAATTAGGTATTAAACCTGTTTCAATCATGCCAAAAGGTACTTTTCGTGAGTCGGGGAAAAATAGACTGGATGATTGTATTTGTCCTCCGGTTACAAATTGGCTACGTGGGTTTATGGATGCTGAATTTGTGATTACCGATTCCTTCCATGGGACGGTATTTTCTATCATTTTTAATAAACCATTTCTTGCTATTGGTAATGCGAAACGAGGTATAACTCGTTTTAGTTCATTACTTAAGATTCTTGGTTTAGAAGACCGGTTAATATTGAAATATGACGAGAGTATTTTAGAAAAGATAAAAACACCAATTGATTACGAAAAAGTTAATAGAATACTCAATATAAAGAAAAAAGAAGCATATCAATTTTTAGAAAAATCATTAAGTAATTGACTTGTTAGAAGATATTTATACTCTATTGTAGAATTGAATGGACAATATTTTTGAAGAAAAACATGGTAATCAGCTTTTAAAAAAGCCACAATATCTTTTCGGTATGCTTCTGCTCATGCTGATAATTGGTTATGTGGTTGCTAAAGGTGGTATGGTATCTGGAATTGGAATTCTGGCTATGCCAATTATTGTTAGCTATGTTTATCTCATTTTTGCCATTCCAAAAACCGGAATAATTGGTATTTATATTTTAAATTTTGTTGCCATTGGAATTGTTCGATACGTGAAGGGTGTTCCACTTGGATTAACTATCGATGCGCAGTTTTTATTGATTTATTTAGCCCTGTTCTTTAAGAGTTTTTTTTATAAAATACCATGGAGTAATGCAAAGAATGATCTTGTTCTTCTAGCCGCTATTTGGTATGGATATGCACTCGTTCAAATGGTAAATCCTGAGGCAGCAAGTCGTGTTGCCTGGTTTTATGCTATGCGAAGTGTGTCCTTATACATGCTTTTTACAGTTCCATTGATATTTATCCTTTTCAATAAGAAAAAGGATTTGGAATTGCTGTTTAAAATATGGGCTATTCTGTCAATCTTAGGAACAATTAAAGGCATATTTCAGAAGAATTTTGGTGTTGATCCATTCGAACAAGCTTGGCTCGATGCAGGGAATGCAAGCACTCATCTTCTATTCGGTAAACTCCGGGTATTTTCTTTTTATTCCGATGCCGGGCAATTTGGTGCCGCACAAGGTCATGCAGGAGTCGTATTTCTAATCCTAGCACTAAATCAGAAGCGTTCACGACAGCTTAAAATATTTTATATCGTAGCGGGAGTATTGGGTTTGTACGGATTATTGATATCTGGAACCCGGGGAGCAATTGCTGTACCAGTAATGGGATTTGCACTTTACACCGTGTTAAGAAAGCAGATAAAAGTAGTTGCTTTAGGTGCTATCATGGGAATTAGTCTGTTGGTATTTTTTAAATACACCACAATCGCGCAAGGGAATCCTACGGTTCGAAGAATGAGAACCGCATTCGATCCGAATAATCCTTCGCTGTTGGTTCGACTTGAGAATCAAAGGAAATTGAAATCATATTTGGCATCTCGGCCTTTGGGCGGAGGGATAGGTTCTGCCGGTAATTGGGGATTACGTTTTACACCTAATACATTTTTGGCCAGAACACCAACCGATAGTTGGTATGTAATGATATGGGCAGAACAAGGTATAGTTGGATTAATGCTACACTTATTCATATTGTTTTACATCCTGTCAAAATCTGTATATATAATAATGTTTAAGCTCAAAGATGAGGAGATAAAAGCAATGATGAGTGCTCTGGTGAGTGGGCTTTTCGGCATTATGGCCGCATCTTATGGCAATGGAGTGTTGGGACAAATGCCAACAGGTTTATTAATATATTCCAGTATGGCCTACTTGTTCTTAGGCAAGAAGTTGGAAGAGGAAAATATAGCTCTAAACTCGAAAGAGCAACTTGAGTTATCTCAAAGCAATAAATAGGACTATTTTAAAAATATAAGTTATTGATTTAATCAATGATTCAGAATAGCAGATTTGTTTATAAACTGGCGACTAATTAAAATTTTAAAATTATGGAATACAGGAATATATCAGATTTAAATCAAATTATACTAAAAAGGCTTGATGTACTTCCACGCGATTTTGACCTAATTGTTGGAATCCCAAGAAGTGGTATGTTGCCTGCAAATTTATTAGCGCTCTACCTTAATAAACCTTATACAGATATCGATTCTTTTTTAAACGGTCATGTATATAAATCGGGTGAAAGAGGTCAATTTTTCGATATCAAAGAATTTAAAAAGGTTCTTGTTGTGGATGATAGTATTGCTTCCGGATCAGCAATGAAGAAAAGCCAAAAGAAATTGGAAGAGGTTGCTGGCAATTTCGATTTAAAATATTGTGCCATTTATGTGGTTCCTGGTAAAGAGAAATTAGTTGATTATTACTTCGAATCGGTTCCATTACCTCGTTATTTTCAGTGGAATATTTTCAATCATACAACACTTGAAAAGGCATGTTTCGATATTGACGGCGTGTTATGTATTGATCCAACAGAGGAACAGAATGATGATGGCGAAAAATACACCGATTTTGTTTTAAATGCTCCACCACTATATATTCCTGGCGCTAAAATTGGAACCATTGTAACATCTCGTCTTGAGAAGTATAGAAAAGAAACTGAGATTTGGTTGGATAAACACAATGTGAAGTACAACAAGCTTGTAATGCTCGACCTTCCAAATAAGGAGGCACGACAAAAAGCAAATAGTCATGGACAACACAAGGCTAAAACATATGCGTCTGAACCTTATGTTTTAATGATTGAAAGCGATTTGGTTCAATCAATAGAAATTAATCGTTTGACCAAAAAACCAGTTTTGTGTACAGCAAATTTTGAAATGATTTTTGATTCACAATCACTTAAGTATAACATTAAAAGTGGGAAGCATTTTCCTTTTTTAAGAAAAATAGCATTGAAAATTCGTGACAAAATGAGAGGTAACTAGTTTGTTGTTTACAAGCATTTAGGATTAATTCGAACACTAAAATTGTTAGTATGGGTAACAAAAAAAATATAGTTTGTGTTTCAAATACAACTTGGGAAGGATTTTATACAAAATCTACAGTTCAGCTTGTTTCACTTCTTGCCAAGTCAAATAACTTACTCTTTGTAGAGTATCCATTTACTATAAAGGATTTGATTTTCACTCTACTAGGAAAAGGGAGAACGCCGGTTGCCCGAATGCTTGGATTAAAAAGCAGACTGGTGAAAAAGAATTCTACGTTTAATACTGAGGTAAATCATTTGGTTTTACCGCCATTATTACCTTTTGCTTTTTTTAAGAATGAGAGTTTGTATCATTTTTTCTTGAACCTAAACAGTTTCTTTTACGCCAGATCTA contains:
- a CDS encoding oligosaccharide flippase family protein, which gives rise to MKVNQLKVGAILSYVVMGLSNLVGLLYTPYLLRMMGQSEYGLYSLVASVVAYLTILDLGFGNTIIRYTAKFRSEGKTEEQYSMFGMFVILYSFIGFIVFIFGMILYYNIDKLYGATLTLEELDKVHTLVLLMVFNLVFTFPVSIFGSIVTAYEKFIFQKVIQIVRIILNTLIMIALLKMGYRAIGMVVLITIFNVVTQLVNLWYCKYRIKIKLYFKKFEWGFFKELAGYSFYIFLGAIIDRMYWSTGQLVLGANVGTAAVAIFAVGIQLEQMYMGFSTAISGVFLPKVTAMVSKSESNKEISDLFIRTGRIQFIVMAFVLAGFVLFGRQFIHLWAGEDYSDTYIITLLFFIPLTIPLIQNLGITILQARNRIKFRALLYLGIAVFSVALQLLLVEKYGGIGCAIAISAGLILGHILIMNIYYFKRQEIDIPKFWREIGKMSISPLILGILTFLIIQKFQLDSVISLSIGIVLFSIVYLPLFWFTSMNKYERDLLYKPIQSVMLKLKSQAGLPPKA
- a CDS encoding nitroreductase family protein, with the translated sequence MASFKDKIKNLLPQKLLYMYYLKTAKKACMYDIKRRVHDKVYNDSNAEKVKRDLALAYHIVEKGLTMPEPRPGFGKAVVLSLIGTVEKYLELNLPNNDLEFTQSVSVLKEYLEFHDDINFQLDIELAGKLENIKSQFPNVEGLKQIKISKKDYFSNINESFEKFCKSRYSVRNYTNEEIPLPLLYDCIDLAQRSPSFCNRQPSRVHIVKSAENKKAILEIQNGNRGFGHLAETLLLVSSVISTTKDIHERFENHLNGGLFSMTLLNALHFNEIGACSLNWSVSEDKDLKLRSIIDIPENEVVLMIIACGYLPDEFAIASSPRKSAQEITVAH
- a CDS encoding polysaccharide pyruvyl transferase family protein is translated as MKIGIITLPFNWNYGGILQTYALQSALKKIGHESYTINRNTEPMSLKLKVLSYIRRSILKTLFRKDVVVRTWPTKEEEKTIRQHTDRFIRENIKITDLLKSEKEFKNLAKYDFSAYVIGSDQVWRPKYSPIIENHFLKFIPSNDKSKRIAYAASFGVDNWEFTPSQTKACADLAKQFDSISVREDSGVALCKKHLNVDADVTLDPTLLIDKEEYIKLVGKDGIPKLSGTLLNYILDLSPDKKKILDQAIEELGIKPVSIMPKGTFRESGKNRLDDCICPPVTNWLRGFMDAEFVITDSFHGTVFSIIFNKPFLAIGNAKRGITRFSSLLKILGLEDRLILKYDESILEKIKTPIDYEKVNRILNIKKKEAYQFLEKSLSN
- a CDS encoding O-antigen ligase family protein, which codes for MDNIFEEKHGNQLLKKPQYLFGMLLLMLIIGYVVAKGGMVSGIGILAMPIIVSYVYLIFAIPKTGIIGIYILNFVAIGIVRYVKGVPLGLTIDAQFLLIYLALFFKSFFYKIPWSNAKNDLVLLAAIWYGYALVQMVNPEAASRVAWFYAMRSVSLYMLFTVPLIFILFNKKKDLELLFKIWAILSILGTIKGIFQKNFGVDPFEQAWLDAGNASTHLLFGKLRVFSFYSDAGQFGAAQGHAGVVFLILALNQKRSRQLKIFYIVAGVLGLYGLLISGTRGAIAVPVMGFALYTVLRKQIKVVALGAIMGISLLVFFKYTTIAQGNPTVRRMRTAFDPNNPSLLVRLENQRKLKSYLASRPLGGGIGSAGNWGLRFTPNTFLARTPTDSWYVMIWAEQGIVGLMLHLFILFYILSKSVYIIMFKLKDEEIKAMMSALVSGLFGIMAASYGNGVLGQMPTGLLIYSSMAYLFLGKKLEEENIALNSKEQLELSQSNK
- a CDS encoding phosphoribosyltransferase family protein; translated protein: MEYRNISDLNQIILKRLDVLPRDFDLIVGIPRSGMLPANLLALYLNKPYTDIDSFLNGHVYKSGERGQFFDIKEFKKVLVVDDSIASGSAMKKSQKKLEEVAGNFDLKYCAIYVVPGKEKLVDYYFESVPLPRYFQWNIFNHTTLEKACFDIDGVLCIDPTEEQNDDGEKYTDFVLNAPPLYIPGAKIGTIVTSRLEKYRKETEIWLDKHNVKYNKLVMLDLPNKEARQKANSHGQHKAKTYASEPYVLMIESDLVQSIEINRLTKKPVLCTANFEMIFDSQSLKYNIKSGKHFPFLRKIALKIRDKMRGN